In Synergistaceae bacterium, the DNA window GCGCTGCCGGCGGAATGGGTCTGCGCAGAGGTGCATCAAGACGCAGGCCGAAGTTCTGCTATTACTGCGTGGAGAAGCAGGAACACGTAGACTACAAGGACGTTGAGAAGCTCAAGAAGTACATCAGCGAGCGCGGAAAGATCATTCCCCGCCGCGTAACCGGCAACTGTGCAAAGCATCAGCGTCTGCTTACTGAGGCGATCAAGAGAGCCAGATACATGGCACTTCTCCCCTACTCGCTCGACTAATGAAGCGCATAATTCCCTGCGTTGCGATAACCCTTGCGCTGGTGCTCGCAGGGAGTTACTTTCCCGTTTTGGGGCTGATTGCCCCTCTGCCGCTTGCTGTTCTGGGCTGTGCTGAAGGACGCAAACCCGCAGGCATTGCAGAACTCCTCGTCGAAGCAACGTTGTTCTTCATCATGTCCCCGTCAGTAGCGTTATTCTTCCTAATCAGCTGTGCTCCGCTTTCGGCCGCAATCTCTGCCGTGTCGCGCGAAGATTTCCGGCAGGCCAAGAAGTACTCAGGTGCAGAGAGCCTCACGGTGTGCGTCGGCGTGTCGATAGTGAGCAAGCTCGTGCTCCTCGTGGTGTTCTGGATGCTGACGGGACGGAACATTCTCGTTCCCGACATCTCGCGCGCGGACTCTGCTATCGTTCAGCTCTACGCCAACCAGCCCGAACTTCGCGGAGCTCTCGTGAGTATGCTTGCGCTTATCCCGCACATCGTGCCGACGCTGCTTATCCTGTGGTGCTGTGTCGAAACCCTCA includes these proteins:
- a CDS encoding 30S ribosomal protein S18, encoding MGLRRGASRRRPKFCYYCVEKQEHVDYKDVEKLKKYISERGKIIPRRVTGNCAKHQRLLTEAIKRARYMALLPYSLD
- a CDS encoding DUF2232 domain-containing protein, which translates into the protein MKRIIPCVAITLALVLAGSYFPVLGLIAPLPLAVLGCAEGRKPAGIAELLVEATLFFIMSPSVALFFLISCAPLSAAISAVSREDFRQAKKYSGAESLTVCVGVSIVSKLVLLVVFWMLTGRNILVPDISRADSAIVQLYANQPELRGALVSMLALIPHIVPTLLILWCCVETLINYVMCCRITKKLPNTPPALPAFNQWRFSVSLLFAGVLSLLAGYFINADEWFAGSVFIMNVQIVLNAFMFVQGVSMAFWIMDGFKFRRMSKVIACIVLSFPFFWPWLIVIGMSDMALNLRERIKFGGK